From Algoriphagus sp. NG3, the proteins below share one genomic window:
- a CDS encoding DUF4270 family protein, with amino-acid sequence MALFFISSCSDPATVGIELAPGNNQIGVVFEEFELPAQVILLDSFNTTNQSRLIVGEEEDDFFGKTSAIGYSRMFISSGTALPETEAILDSVHFSLNIVNVDGINLDAPKYYSIHKLTEPILDTLYYNFDELSYESSPFSSGEIVFGEETDTLATFQVEEEFAAEIFSKMKEGTVFNNLFSFRDYFPGIAVKAREGDNTSIGVGVGTPTALKVYYHNEGDTVSKSYNITTASSRRFSGVKSDRSGTPTADVIELQKPYDLDPAVGMKSGLGMIIKLDTSPFDAFLDTLVGVTFNQIVLEIGELKEQASTKKTPANITMYFADPDNKILLSSSGFGLSVQADGYPQVAIDNNGDFVPIVGDDRSMALLQYNPDIRTYGQLITSHVNAIYRGQLTRKDWLLYGADNSRSLRQLVVDKNNIKVKVIYSRSR; translated from the coding sequence GTGGCTCTATTCTTTATCAGTTCTTGTAGTGATCCTGCCACAGTAGGCATAGAGCTAGCTCCCGGAAACAACCAGATTGGGGTGGTTTTCGAAGAGTTTGAGCTTCCTGCCCAGGTGATCTTATTGGATTCCTTCAATACCACCAATCAGTCTAGACTGATCGTAGGAGAGGAAGAGGATGATTTCTTTGGAAAGACCTCCGCTATCGGGTATTCCAGGATGTTTATTAGTTCTGGGACAGCCCTTCCGGAAACTGAAGCTATACTGGACTCCGTACATTTCAGCCTTAATATCGTCAATGTGGACGGGATAAATCTGGATGCTCCAAAGTATTACTCCATTCACAAGTTGACGGAACCCATATTGGATACCCTGTATTACAATTTCGATGAGCTGTCCTATGAATCCAGTCCGTTTTCATCCGGTGAAATAGTTTTTGGTGAAGAAACAGATACACTGGCCACATTTCAGGTGGAGGAAGAGTTTGCCGCTGAGATATTTAGCAAGATGAAGGAAGGGACTGTGTTCAATAATCTTTTTTCCTTCAGGGATTATTTCCCGGGCATAGCTGTGAAAGCAAGAGAAGGAGACAATACCTCTATAGGTGTGGGGGTAGGCACCCCTACAGCACTCAAGGTATATTACCACAATGAGGGAGATACGGTGTCTAAATCTTACAATATCACTACAGCTTCATCCAGGAGATTTAGCGGCGTAAAGAGCGACAGAAGCGGAACACCTACAGCCGATGTCATAGAGCTTCAAAAACCTTATGACTTAGACCCTGCAGTCGGTATGAAATCAGGATTGGGGATGATCATCAAATTGGATACCAGTCCCTTTGATGCGTTTTTGGATACACTTGTCGGGGTCACTTTCAACCAGATAGTATTGGAAATAGGTGAGCTGAAAGAACAGGCATCTACGAAGAAAACGCCGGCAAATATTACGATGTATTTCGCTGACCCAGACAATAAGATTCTGCTTTCCAGTTCGGGATTTGGGCTGAGCGTGCAAGCCGATGGATATCCTCAGGTTGCTATTGATAACAATGGGGATTTTGTTCCAATCGTAGGGGATGATAGATCTATGGCACTTTTGCAATACAATCCTGATATCAGAACCTATGGCCAGCTAATCACCTCACATGTCAATGCCATCTACAGAGGGCAGCTGACAAGAAAAGACTGGTTGCTCTATGGTGCGGATAATTCAAGGAGTCTTAGACAACTGGTCGTTGATAAAAATAATATCAAAGTAAAAGTAATTTACTCCAGATCGAGGTAG
- a CDS encoding glycogen/starch synthase, whose translation MSKLRILYVASEINPFLQTSEVANFLRSLPQAMQERGMEIRILVPRFGLINERKNRLHEVVRLSGINIAVGEEEKPLVIKVASIPNAKLQVYFIDNEDYFQRKHVFHDKQQKFYEDNDERAIFFCKGVIETVKKLGWAPDIVHCNDWMTSLIPMYLKTTYKSEPLFKDTKSVFAIYNNGFSHTFGDDLLNKVKMVDIDDAILAPLKSKDFTGFIKMGMEYADLVVKGGEVSAELNQLIEDFSKDKKFDISIEAESEAQAHEELFDIYTNLAG comes from the coding sequence ATGTCCAAATTACGTATTCTCTACGTTGCCAGTGAAATCAACCCTTTTCTCCAAACATCAGAAGTCGCCAATTTCTTAAGATCACTTCCCCAAGCTATGCAAGAGCGTGGAATGGAGATCAGAATATTGGTGCCTAGATTCGGCCTGATCAACGAGCGAAAAAACAGACTTCACGAGGTAGTGAGATTGTCAGGAATAAATATAGCAGTAGGAGAAGAGGAGAAGCCTTTGGTAATTAAAGTGGCATCCATCCCGAACGCAAAGCTTCAGGTGTATTTCATTGACAATGAAGATTATTTCCAGCGTAAGCATGTATTCCATGATAAGCAGCAGAAGTTCTACGAGGACAACGATGAGCGTGCTATTTTCTTCTGCAAAGGAGTGATCGAAACCGTGAAAAAATTAGGTTGGGCACCGGACATTGTGCATTGCAACGACTGGATGACCAGCCTTATTCCTATGTATCTAAAGACTACTTATAAAAGCGAGCCTTTATTTAAGGATACGAAGTCTGTTTTTGCGATCTATAACAACGGATTTTCCCATACCTTTGGCGATGATTTGTTAAACAAGGTTAAGATGGTGGATATAGATGACGCTATTTTAGCACCTTTGAAGAGCAAAGATTTTACAGGATTTATCAAGATGGGCATGGAGTACGCCGACTTGGTAGTCAAAGGCGGTGAAGTTTCCGCAGAATTAAACCAACTAATCGAGGATTTCTCAAAAGACAAGAAGTTTGACATCAGCATTGAAGCAGAATCAGAAGCACAAGCTCACGAAGAGCTGTTCGATATTTACACGAATCTCGCCGGTTAA
- the panC gene encoding pantoate--beta-alanine ligase gives MNINIHLPLFTHAKPSPVQVVHTGADWNKYWLDSLKSNKTIGLVPTMGALHEGHLDLVRQAKSNTDIVVVSIFVNPTQFNNQEDFDNYPITIKEDLAKLEQEAADFVFIPKTETIYPEKPLLSINFGELETVLEGAFRPGHFNGVGLIVSKLFNCIKPHVAFFGQKDLQQTGIIRSLVNDLSFDIKLVIVPTRREEDGLAMSSRNVRLSAEERSQSLILFNSLTKAKEELLAGKSWFEVQDQIKCDFEETSLARLEYFELIHPEVFTSYSEFDMGQKSAICVAAYVGKTRLIDNLPIIP, from the coding sequence TTGAATATTAATATACATTTGCCTCTATTTACCCATGCTAAACCCTCTCCTGTGCAAGTAGTCCATACCGGAGCCGATTGGAACAAATACTGGCTTGATTCACTCAAAAGCAACAAAACCATAGGACTGGTGCCTACCATGGGTGCGCTTCATGAGGGGCATCTCGACCTGGTACGGCAAGCTAAATCAAATACTGATATAGTGGTAGTCTCGATCTTTGTCAACCCTACCCAATTCAATAATCAGGAAGATTTTGACAATTATCCGATTACTATAAAGGAGGATTTGGCCAAACTGGAACAAGAAGCGGCTGACTTTGTATTTATTCCAAAAACAGAAACAATTTATCCCGAAAAGCCCCTATTAAGCATAAATTTCGGTGAGCTGGAGACTGTTTTGGAGGGGGCCTTCCGCCCAGGGCACTTCAATGGGGTAGGGCTTATCGTTTCCAAACTTTTCAACTGCATCAAACCCCACGTAGCTTTTTTTGGCCAAAAAGACCTCCAACAGACCGGAATCATCAGAAGCCTGGTCAATGATCTTTCCTTTGACATAAAACTGGTCATCGTTCCTACACGCAGAGAAGAAGACGGACTCGCCATGTCATCAAGAAATGTACGCCTATCCGCAGAAGAGAGAAGCCAGTCCCTGATACTATTCAACAGTTTGACAAAGGCAAAAGAGGAACTATTAGCCGGCAAGTCTTGGTTTGAGGTGCAGGATCAAATCAAATGCGATTTTGAGGAAACATCATTGGCAAGGCTGGAGTATTTCGAACTGATACACCCAGAAGTCTTTACATCTTATTCTGAGTTTGACATGGGGCAAAAATCAGCTATCTGCGTTGCTGCCTATGTTGGAAAAACCAGATTAATAGATAACCTTCCAATAATTCCTTAA
- the panD gene encoding aspartate 1-decarboxylase produces MQIQVLKSKIHRVKITQAELHYVGSITIDEDLMDAANLIANEKVQVVNVNNGERLETYVITGERGSGQVCLNGPAARKAQVGDVVIIISYAGMELEEAKKFKPVLVFPDEQNKLI; encoded by the coding sequence ATGCAAATTCAGGTACTGAAATCCAAGATTCACCGGGTGAAGATTACCCAGGCAGAATTGCACTATGTAGGCTCTATCACCATCGATGAGGATTTGATGGATGCGGCTAATCTTATAGCAAACGAAAAGGTGCAGGTAGTCAACGTCAACAACGGAGAACGCCTGGAAACCTATGTAATCACAGGTGAAAGAGGCTCTGGGCAAGTCTGCCTAAACGGACCCGCTGCGAGAAAAGCCCAAGTTGGGGATGTAGTCATCATCATATCTTATGCGGGTATGGAACTCGAAGAAGCAAAAAAATTCAAGCCGGTGTTGGTTTTTCCAGATGAGCAAAACAAACTCATCTGA
- a CDS encoding lysylphosphatidylglycerol synthase transmembrane domain-containing protein → MGLTYFKQFIQVVVSLGIAIWIFWFLYRDIEFEALITQTKASNWSWIMGSLIISMVGFWIRSWRWTLLISSDEGKQVTSARAYHAVMVGYLVNMLVPRAGEVARCGVLKRTNGISIGHLLGTVIVERSIDLLFLIGVILLAFIVEHELFITLANQLVDFSSLGRNLLSKLPYLIAFFAILIVGISMIFRRFRDHGLVNKLQHFFREILSGLRRLGQLNNQLGFWVSSAMLWVIYFLTMYTVSLGIPSTANLSSGQVLLVMVMGSIGMIAPVQGGIGTFHALVAFILIQLGISEIDGKIFAAIIHATQVVLVVVAGLISWIIVLKLPSWTKPTTH, encoded by the coding sequence ATGGGGCTAACTTATTTCAAGCAATTTATCCAGGTTGTTGTTTCTTTAGGAATCGCAATCTGGATTTTTTGGTTTTTATATCGGGATATTGAATTTGAAGCATTGATCACACAGACCAAGGCAAGTAATTGGTCATGGATTATGGGATCCCTTATAATCTCTATGGTAGGTTTTTGGATCCGTAGCTGGAGATGGACCCTGCTAATCAGTTCCGATGAAGGTAAACAGGTTACTTCAGCCCGGGCATATCATGCAGTCATGGTAGGATATCTCGTAAATATGCTGGTACCAAGAGCAGGGGAAGTAGCACGATGCGGAGTACTCAAAAGGACTAATGGGATTTCCATAGGCCATTTGCTGGGGACGGTAATAGTAGAGAGGAGTATAGATCTCCTTTTTCTTATAGGGGTTATATTGTTAGCTTTTATTGTTGAGCATGAGCTGTTTATCACATTGGCAAATCAGTTGGTAGATTTTTCTTCTTTAGGCCGAAATTTACTTTCCAAACTGCCCTATTTAATAGCCTTCTTTGCGATCCTGATAGTAGGGATTTCAATGATTTTTAGAAGATTCAGAGACCATGGATTAGTAAACAAGCTTCAGCATTTTTTCCGTGAAATACTTTCAGGGCTCAGGAGATTAGGACAACTTAATAACCAGCTTGGTTTCTGGGTAAGTTCTGCTATGCTTTGGGTTATTTACTTCCTTACCATGTATACAGTATCTCTGGGTATACCTAGCACTGCCAATTTGTCTTCTGGTCAAGTACTTCTAGTCATGGTGATGGGAAGTATTGGCATGATTGCACCTGTGCAGGGTGGAATTGGAACCTTTCATGCATTGGTGGCCTTTATTTTGATACAGTTGGGTATATCGGAAATAGACGGAAAAATATTCGCCGCAATTATCCACGCTACTCAGGTGGTATTGGTTGTAGTAGCTGGACTCATAAGCTGGATAATTGTATTGAAATTACCTTCTTGGACTAAACCCACAACCCATTAA
- a CDS encoding zinc metallopeptidase yields the protein MIILIVVVFAIAGFVVSNRLKSKFKRYSQTPLQANLSGAEIAKLMLADNNITDVQVLSVEGQLTDHYNPANKTVNLSPDVYYGRNAAAAAVASHECGHAVQHATSYAWLNLRSTLVPLQNSAGKILNIVLIASLIGSFLIQMPYEIIGFIVVGAYSIITLFSLVTLPVEFDASNRALAWVKTRNIVTPDEYAMSKDALKWAAMTYVVAALAALTTLAYYIMVFFGGRD from the coding sequence ATGATCATACTAATTGTAGTCGTTTTTGCCATCGCAGGTTTCGTGGTGAGCAATAGACTGAAAAGCAAATTCAAGAGATATTCTCAAACCCCTTTACAGGCTAATCTCTCAGGTGCTGAGATCGCTAAGCTCATGCTCGCAGATAACAACATCACAGATGTGCAAGTACTGTCTGTAGAAGGCCAGCTTACAGACCATTACAATCCGGCCAACAAGACAGTTAACCTGAGCCCAGATGTATATTATGGGAGAAATGCCGCTGCGGCTGCCGTCGCTTCCCACGAATGCGGACATGCGGTACAGCACGCTACTTCTTATGCCTGGCTGAATTTGAGATCGACGCTGGTACCCTTGCAAAACAGTGCTGGAAAGATCCTCAACATAGTCCTAATCGCATCTCTTATAGGTAGCTTTCTTATACAGATGCCTTATGAAATCATCGGCTTTATTGTAGTTGGTGCTTACAGCATTATCACCCTGTTTTCTTTGGTCACTTTACCGGTAGAATTTGATGCAAGTAATAGAGCCCTCGCCTGGGTCAAAACCAGAAACATCGTAACTCCCGATGAGTATGCAATGTCCAAAGATGCGCTAAAATGGGCCGCAATGACTTATGTAGTGGCTGCGCTAGCCGCACTCACTACTTTGGCATATTATATTATGGTGTTCTTTGGCGGGCGCGATTGA
- a CDS encoding acyl-CoA dehydrogenase: MQFELTEEQRAVQEAARDFARNELLPEVIQRDIECRFPAEEIKKMGELGFMGMMVDPKYGGGGMDSLSYVLAMEELSKIDASASVVMSVNNSLVCWGMEKYASQAQKEKYLKPLASGQKLGAFALSEPEAGSDATSQKTEAYLNGDHYVLNGTKNWITNGSKADTYLVFAQTDHSKAHKGISVFIVEKGWEGFTPGHKEDKLGIRASDTTSLMFTDVKVPVENLIGEEGIGFKYAMETLNGGRIGIAAQALGIAAGAYEFALAYSKERKTFGKPISQHQAIQFKLADMATNIEAARLLVYKAAWLKDQGEDYSHASAMAKLYASQVAMDVSIEAVQIHGGYGYVREYHVERLMRDAKITQIYEGTSEIQKIVISRGLLK; encoded by the coding sequence ATGCAATTTGAACTTACAGAAGAGCAGCGCGCAGTACAAGAAGCTGCAAGAGATTTTGCGAGAAACGAACTCCTTCCAGAAGTAATACAGCGGGACATCGAGTGTAGATTCCCGGCTGAGGAAATCAAAAAAATGGGAGAGTTGGGCTTCATGGGTATGATGGTGGATCCCAAGTATGGTGGAGGTGGCATGGATTCGCTTTCCTATGTCCTGGCGATGGAGGAACTGTCCAAAATAGATGCGTCTGCCTCGGTAGTGATGTCTGTGAACAATTCGCTTGTATGCTGGGGAATGGAAAAGTATGCTTCGCAAGCCCAAAAAGAGAAATATCTCAAGCCCCTAGCTTCCGGGCAAAAACTGGGGGCCTTCGCACTTTCAGAGCCTGAAGCCGGTTCAGATGCTACCTCTCAGAAAACCGAGGCTTACTTAAATGGAGACCATTATGTGTTGAACGGCACCAAAAACTGGATCACCAACGGTTCAAAAGCTGACACCTATCTGGTTTTCGCCCAAACTGATCACAGCAAAGCCCACAAAGGAATCTCTGTTTTTATTGTTGAGAAAGGTTGGGAAGGATTTACACCCGGCCACAAAGAGGATAAACTGGGCATCAGAGCATCAGATACCACTTCCCTGATGTTTACGGATGTGAAAGTTCCTGTAGAAAATCTCATTGGAGAAGAGGGAATCGGTTTTAAATATGCCATGGAGACGTTGAATGGAGGTAGAATAGGAATCGCCGCCCAAGCATTGGGAATAGCGGCAGGGGCTTATGAATTTGCACTGGCTTATTCTAAAGAGCGTAAAACTTTTGGCAAACCCATCAGTCAGCATCAGGCGATTCAATTCAAGTTGGCCGACATGGCTACCAATATAGAGGCGGCCAGGCTTTTGGTGTACAAGGCCGCTTGGCTTAAGGATCAGGGTGAGGATTATTCACACGCTTCTGCCATGGCAAAGCTTTATGCTTCCCAGGTGGCCATGGATGTAAGTATTGAGGCTGTACAGATTCACGGGGGCTATGGATATGTAAGAGAATACCATGTCGAGCGCCTGATGAGGGATGCGAAGATTACCCAGATTTATGAAGGCACTTCTGAGATTCAAAAAATAGTCATATCCAGGGGGCTTCTCAAATAG
- a CDS encoding AraC family transcriptional regulator — MEYYNKVIESVNVRFIRGNNFRIEKPVSVKDYSEPDNTLILLHHGTLKFGEDQELLNEGEVLFLPAEQKTKLTLGGGSKKGEVSKDQFQESKKKYLQSISFREIKNSEDDCISILGFESKVFDVVNFFNSLGIPPFIIRFNDRLATIIEDLMKEVEVSNVGKERAMKAQTELLVIELLRHILKNRLFLEELSTNATYFKDPRLIDLFNFIKTNLGGDLSNKILAKVANVSEDYVGQYFKMLTGINPQDYIEYQRMEAAVELLRTTKKSIRDIGKEVGYKDTAYFCRRFKMMYGVPAGRMRRRESLINVQG; from the coding sequence ATGGAATATTACAACAAAGTAATTGAATCAGTCAATGTAAGGTTTATCCGCGGGAATAATTTCCGGATTGAAAAGCCTGTCTCTGTGAAAGATTATTCTGAGCCGGATAATACCCTGATTTTACTTCACCATGGTACCCTTAAGTTTGGAGAAGATCAGGAGCTACTGAATGAAGGAGAGGTTTTGTTTCTGCCAGCTGAGCAAAAAACCAAACTCACCCTCGGAGGTGGTTCAAAAAAAGGAGAAGTAAGTAAGGATCAGTTCCAAGAGAGTAAGAAGAAATACCTTCAGAGTATTAGTTTCAGGGAAATTAAAAATTCGGAGGATGACTGTATTTCCATTTTAGGTTTTGAGTCTAAAGTCTTTGACGTAGTCAATTTTTTTAATTCTTTAGGCATTCCACCATTTATCATCCGGTTCAATGACCGCCTGGCCACAATCATTGAGGATCTGATGAAGGAGGTGGAAGTGAGCAATGTAGGCAAGGAAAGAGCCATGAAGGCTCAAACGGAGTTGTTGGTAATAGAACTTCTTCGCCATATACTTAAAAACAGGCTTTTTCTGGAAGAACTTTCTACTAATGCGACCTACTTCAAAGACCCGCGTTTGATAGATTTGTTTAATTTTATCAAGACCAATCTGGGAGGGGACCTTTCCAATAAAATCCTTGCTAAGGTGGCCAATGTGTCTGAGGACTATGTGGGTCAGTATTTTAAAATGCTCACAGGGATCAACCCTCAGGATTACATCGAATATCAGCGAATGGAAGCAGCTGTCGAACTTCTGCGAACCACCAAAAAGTCAATCCGGGACATAGGCAAAGAAGTGGGATATAAAGACACTGCCTATTTCTGCAGAAGGTTTAAGATGATGTATGGAGTGCCTGCAGGAAGAATGAGAAGAAGGGAATCCTTAATTAACGTTCAGGGATAA
- a CDS encoding geranylgeranylglyceryl/heptaprenylglyceryl phosphate synthase has translation MPRSKKSVSKILKQFHRGGKKGLAWLIDPDKILDYGQFEKEYDWIKHADLDLVFVGGSQLSRDNFREVVSSAKKIAGEIPVVIFPGSQIQLTEEADAILFLSLISGRNPEYLIGQQVLAAPLVKEMQLQSLPTAYMLVNEGEITSVQYVSQTLPLPNSKPDLAKATALAGLYLGMRYFYLDAGSGARSPVSGQVIRSVKSAIHNPLIVGGGIDSIEKLKTAYRNGADVVVIGNAVEKKPGFLKEALETKQLLNLSLNVN, from the coding sequence ATGCCCAGGTCGAAAAAGAGCGTAAGTAAAATCCTTAAACAGTTTCATCGTGGCGGGAAAAAGGGGCTCGCATGGCTGATCGATCCGGACAAAATCCTAGACTACGGACAATTTGAAAAGGAGTATGACTGGATCAAACATGCTGATCTGGATTTAGTATTTGTGGGAGGTAGCCAGCTTAGCCGTGATAATTTTCGGGAAGTAGTAAGTTCGGCAAAGAAAATCGCCGGAGAAATCCCAGTTGTGATCTTTCCGGGATCTCAAATACAGCTTACCGAAGAGGCAGACGCCATTTTATTCCTTTCCCTGATCTCAGGCAGAAATCCCGAATACCTTATAGGCCAGCAGGTGCTCGCAGCTCCATTGGTCAAAGAAATGCAACTGCAATCCCTTCCTACTGCTTACATGCTCGTCAACGAAGGAGAGATCACCAGCGTACAGTACGTGAGCCAAACCCTTCCTTTGCCTAATTCAAAGCCTGATCTTGCCAAAGCTACAGCACTTGCCGGACTGTATCTCGGTATGAGGTATTTTTATCTGGATGCAGGAAGTGGAGCTAGATCGCCGGTGTCTGGGCAAGTGATCCGTTCGGTAAAATCTGCCATCCACAATCCCCTGATAGTCGGTGGTGGGATCGACTCCATAGAAAAATTAAAAACAGCCTACCGGAATGGAGCGGATGTAGTGGTGATTGGCAATGCCGTAGAAAAAAAGCCGGGGTTTTTGAAGGAAGCTCTTGAAACCAAACAGCTATTGAATTTATCCCTGAACGTTAATTAA
- a CDS encoding phage holin family protein, protein MLKIGEIIQTLKGIVETKIDMVKLEVQDQVSGILTRLIFLILMGGSLLLVLLFFSLSLAFYLSQHFESPHMGFLLVGLMYLLLLVVLYLLRDNDSTEEKMQKGLKGFIFRVRMFKKRQEEE, encoded by the coding sequence ATGCTGAAAATCGGAGAAATAATACAGACATTAAAAGGAATCGTAGAGACCAAAATAGACATGGTCAAGTTAGAAGTTCAGGATCAGGTATCCGGGATACTGACCAGGCTGATCTTCCTGATCCTCATGGGCGGAAGTCTATTGTTGGTGCTCTTGTTTTTTAGTCTATCACTGGCCTTTTACTTAAGCCAACATTTTGAGTCGCCGCATATGGGCTTCTTATTAGTGGGATTGATGTACCTGCTGCTTTTGGTAGTATTATACTTGCTGAGGGATAATGATTCCACAGAAGAAAAAATGCAAAAGGGCTTAAAGGGTTTTATTTTTAGAGTACGCATGTTCAAAAAACGCCAGGAGGAAGAATGA
- a CDS encoding YkgJ family cysteine cluster protein, whose amino-acid sequence MNLAEKSLATLNVFGELEAETKQFVSESGLGCVAGCGFCCANPKVPASPLEFLPLAFDLYEKGLAESTLTTLENMEEGASCVMYRSQSEDGKKGFCGSHPTRGMICRLFAASARRTKYGKKDLIICKVLKEEKPAEYNLASDRINKDMDIPLATAFYSRLEEIDQALCQQFTINSAIAFALELVLRYKFYEGQEADVIA is encoded by the coding sequence ATGAATCTCGCTGAAAAATCTCTGGCTACGCTGAATGTGTTCGGTGAGTTAGAGGCAGAAACAAAGCAATTTGTTTCTGAAAGTGGCTTAGGCTGTGTAGCAGGATGTGGATTTTGCTGCGCCAATCCCAAAGTACCTGCTTCCCCATTGGAATTCCTTCCATTGGCCTTTGACCTCTATGAGAAAGGATTGGCCGAATCAACGCTGACCACTCTGGAGAATATGGAAGAAGGTGCCAGTTGTGTGATGTACAGGTCGCAATCCGAAGATGGAAAAAAAGGATTTTGTGGCAGCCATCCTACACGCGGCATGATTTGCAGGCTATTTGCTGCCTCAGCGCGTAGGACTAAATATGGCAAAAAAGACCTCATAATCTGCAAAGTATTGAAAGAAGAGAAACCTGCCGAATATAACCTTGCCAGCGACCGGATAAATAAAGATATGGATATTCCCCTCGCAACGGCCTTTTATAGCCGTTTGGAGGAGATTGACCAAGCGCTCTGTCAACAATTCACTATAAACTCCGCAATAGCATTCGCATTAGAATTGGTTTTGAGGTATAAATTCTACGAAGGGCAGGAAGCTGATGTGATTGCATGA
- a CDS encoding TIGR00730 family Rossman fold protein codes for MSNLEEQNAEEKIRLAFKERDWSEIKSADSWVIFKVMSEFVEGFEKLAKIGPCVSIFGSARTPRDHKHYKVAEEIAAKLVRHGYGVITGGGPGIMEAGNKGAHSEGGKSVGLNIVLPFEQFDNIYIDRDKLMTFDYFFVRKVMFVKYSQGFVVLPGGFGTMDEFFEALTLIQTNKIGKFPIVLVGKDYWAGLVDWIRKTLLSHRYINEEDLDLFAVVEDATEAVKVIDDFYNKYLLSPNF; via the coding sequence ATGAGCAATCTAGAAGAACAAAATGCGGAAGAGAAAATCAGGTTAGCCTTCAAGGAACGGGATTGGAGTGAGATAAAAAGTGCAGATTCATGGGTTATTTTTAAGGTAATGTCTGAATTTGTAGAAGGCTTTGAAAAACTCGCCAAAATAGGCCCATGTGTTTCAATTTTTGGTTCTGCTAGGACTCCAAGAGACCATAAGCATTACAAAGTAGCTGAGGAAATTGCGGCAAAGCTGGTCCGCCATGGCTATGGTGTCATCACAGGTGGAGGGCCGGGTATCATGGAAGCCGGAAACAAGGGAGCGCATTCAGAAGGAGGGAAATCCGTGGGCTTGAATATCGTTTTGCCTTTCGAGCAATTTGATAATATTTATATAGACCGTGACAAGCTGATGACCTTTGATTACTTTTTTGTACGCAAAGTGATGTTTGTCAAATATTCCCAAGGCTTTGTTGTGCTTCCCGGGGGATTTGGCACCATGGATGAATTTTTCGAAGCATTGACACTCATTCAGACCAATAAAATCGGAAAGTTCCCAATTGTACTGGTCGGGAAGGATTACTGGGCTGGACTGGTAGATTGGATCAGGAAAACACTGCTTTCTCACCGTTACATCAATGAAGAGGACCTAGATCTATTTGCTGTGGTGGAGGATGCCACCGAGGCAGTGAAAGTGATCGACGACTTTTACAACAAATACCTGCTTAGTCCCAATTTCTGA
- a CDS encoding lytic transglycosylase domain-containing protein: protein MNKFHLVLLYILVIICLASVAHVLWRNPQEIQVEPGVASVQILQRMPSPARDTVRLFDLPEQLDFAGEPVPLELEDVRERLEREIYVNAYWQSNMILLMKRSGKFLPEIENMLKEYGIPDDFKYLAMAESALMNVASPAGAKGFWQILESTGKEYGLEISKDVDERYHLQKATFAASKYFHKAFARFEDWTAVAASYNMGQAGFSRRQEDQFANNYYHLYLNDETSRYLFRILAFKVIFENPGEFGYYLKDSDYYSNPPLKSIKVDADIKNLAAWARQQGSTYKDLKLYNPWLRDKDLNVKRGNTYEIVLPK, encoded by the coding sequence ATGAATAAATTCCACCTAGTCCTTCTTTATATCCTGGTAATTATCTGTCTGGCATCTGTGGCCCATGTATTATGGAGGAATCCTCAAGAAATACAGGTAGAACCAGGGGTAGCAAGTGTGCAGATCCTGCAACGCATGCCAAGTCCCGCTAGGGATACGGTCAGACTTTTTGATTTGCCTGAGCAGTTGGACTTTGCCGGTGAACCTGTCCCTTTGGAACTGGAAGATGTAAGAGAACGGCTGGAGCGTGAAATATATGTGAATGCCTACTGGCAATCCAATATGATCCTGCTCATGAAACGATCCGGGAAGTTTCTTCCCGAAATAGAAAATATGCTCAAGGAATATGGCATACCGGATGATTTCAAGTACCTGGCAATGGCAGAATCCGCTCTTATGAACGTAGCCTCTCCTGCCGGAGCAAAAGGGTTTTGGCAGATACTGGAATCCACGGGAAAGGAATATGGTCTGGAAATATCCAAAGATGTAGATGAGCGCTACCATCTTCAAAAAGCCACCTTTGCGGCCTCCAAGTATTTCCACAAGGCATTCGCCAGATTTGAAGACTGGACGGCGGTTGCGGCTAGTTATAATATGGGGCAAGCGGGATTTTCCAGGCGTCAGGAAGATCAGTTTGCCAATAACTATTATCACCTGTACTTAAATGATGAGACGAGCCGGTATTTATTCAGGATACTGGCATTTAAAGTAATCTTCGAAAACCCCGGAGAATTCGGGTATTACTTGAAAGACTCCGACTATTATTCAAATCCACCTCTCAAATCAATTAAAGTGGATGCTGATATCAAAAATTTAGCGGCTTGGGCTCGTCAGCAAGGCAGTACCTACAAGGATTTGAAATTGTACAATCCGTGGCTCCGGGATAAGGATCTGAATGTAAAGCGCGGAAACACCTATGAAATAGTACTGCCTAAGTGA